The Spirochaeta isovalerica nucleotide sequence TATAACTACGTGAAGAATTTCCCTGTCTATTTATAAAAATAATTTTTTTTTCGGTATATAATTCATTTTATGACTGAAGAAGTATTCCTCGTAAAACTGGCAAAAGGTCTTGAACAGTACAGAGTCAAGCTTGAATCATCAGCCATTCCCAAAATGAAACAGTCCGCCTCGGTGCTCCACAGCTCTTATAAAAATCTCTATCAGTTTTGTTTAGATAAAAAACTCCTCTCTGTAGACCAATACAGCGATGAATCAGCAGTTAAGGAATTAAAAGCGCCTTCATCCGATCCTTTTATTGAATCGGAGAGACAGGTCGAGCTCAATATCCGATTTGCCGCATATAACAAGCAGCTGGAGTATCTCAATACTTCTTTTTCATTCAATATTGAAAATTTCGATCTGGCAACAGTTAAACAGCTTTCAGATCTGATTTCCTACATCGATTGGACATCATTCTCCGAAAATTCCGGAAAACATATGACCAGAGCGTTCGCTGTTATGTTGGGAACCTTAAGGCTCGGTTCCGATGCCATGCAGGTCAAGGTCATCAAAAATGATCTGAAGCGGCTCAGAGAAGAAACTCAAAATTTCAAGGAAGCGCTTCAGGACATAGCTTTGCTGCGCAAAGAACAGTACAAATCAGAATTGAGAAAGCGGATCGCCTTTGACGGAGTCATCGACTATAAAGAAGATACCAAAGAAGATATCGAAAAGAACATCCGCCATATGATGAAGCGGGAGATGGAAGGTGTTCCTTTTTACAGCCAGCTGATCAACCAGTTGATTGATGATGAAATGAAAGCGCCAGCCAGTTGGGAAGAGCTACTGAAAAAGCTGTCTCCGGAAGAGAAGAAAACCGTAACGACAAAAGGGCTCGATAAAAATGAGCTTCTTATCATAATCAAAGAGTTGGGTAAAACGTCTCTTCTTCTTAACAAGATTTTGAAAAAATTTGATGAAAACGGCATTCTGATAAACCGAAAAAAGCGAAATTTCATTGAAAAAATCGCCTTCGCCCTATCGGAAGCTTTTAACAAGAATAAAAAGATCTTTTATGATATTGAAGTCTATAATGCGGAACACACCGTCAAAAAAGCCGTTCATATGAACTACACTCATTTTGCCGAAGAGCTGAAAGCCAATGCCCACAAGATCTATATGCTTTCAACCCCGGAAAGCCTGAAAAAACTGTCGGAAATGGACGATGAAGATATTCTTATTAAAATCAACACGAGCATGGATGTTTTCAAGCGCAGTTTCCGGAAGCTATCGGCGCTCGATGATTTTTTTAAGGAAAAATCTCCCAAACATGTTAAATCGGAGATTTCCGGTGTTAAAGTTGAATTGAACGGTATAAAAATGTCTTTGACTACCGCCCAGAAGAGGCGCAACGAATACCTTTCCCAGAAAGAGGAAATCGAACAGCTCAAAAAGCTGGGCATTCATATAGAGCAGACTTGAACCGGTTTACCCGGCTCGCATCACTCTGAATATCAGTACTCACCAAGCACTCTGAAGTCTACGGCTTTTTCCTTTATTGCGGAAAGAGCCGCTTCATATTGCGGCTTATCTTCGGGCATCTGAACATCTATGTAGAATTTGTAGGACCAGGGTTTACCATGAATAGGCCTTGATTCCAGTTTTGTCATGTTCAGTTTATGATCGGAGAAAACAGAGAGGCAGCTGGTTAAGGCTCCCGGTTCATCGGAAACCGTCAGAATAAAAGATGCCTTTTGCGGTTTTTCTACCGCCACGAGCTCTTCTCTCATGATAATGAAAAAACGCGTGTAATTATTCGGATTGGTTTCGATCCCCTCTCTGACAATGGACATGCCATATAAATCAGCTGATTCGGCGCTTCCGATTGCGGCGCAACTCGGGTCTTCGAATCTGTCCAGATCCGCGACAGCTCCTGCCGTATCATAATAGGGCACAGGTTCTATATTATGCTTCTTTAAAAACTCGGCACATTGGGCCAGAGCCTGGGGATGGGAGTAGACCTTTTTAATATCTTTCAGATCGACTCCTTTGCGTCCTATCAGGTTGTGGCGTATCCGGACTTTAACCTCACCGGCAATCCGGATATCGGGATTGAGAGAAAGAAGGTCATAATTTTCCAGAATCGATCCGGCAAGTGAGTTTTCAATAGGAACGACTCCCCATCGGACATCGCCTTTCAATACGGAATCAAAGACGTTTTTAAAGGTGTCGCAGGGCAGAGCGGAAACTTCATCATCATGAAAGGAAAGCATGACGGCTTTTTCGCTGTAGGCTCCCGGCTGTCCCTGAAATGCGACTTTCAGCTTCCCTTCGCCGCTTGCAAGGTTCTTTTCAATGGCTTCTTTTTCATTTATATGAGGCAATCTGGCCATCTCTTTACCCAGAACGGGAGCCAGAGCTTCAATATCGCAAATCAGTTTCTCCAGCTGCTCGGGGTAGAGCGACTGGGGTCCGTCAGACATGGCGTGATCGGGGTCGGTATGCATTTCAATAATGAGGCCGTTAGCACCGGCTGCGGCTCCGGCCAGGGCCATGGGGGAAACTTTGTCCCGGATTCCCGTCGCATGGGACGGATCGACGATAACCGGCAGATGGCTTAACTTTTTGATGACGGGAATGGCTGAAAGGTCCAGCGTGTTCCTCGTATAAGGCTCATAGGTCCTGATTCCCCGTTCGCAGAGAATAACATCTTCCGTACCCGAGGCGAGTAGATATTCGGCTGCCATCAGCCACTCCTCGATGGTTGCCGACAAACCTCTTTTCAGAATAACGGGCATCCCCATGGAACCGACAGTTTTAAGCAATTCGAAATTCTGCATATTTCTCGCGCCTATCTGATAGACGTCAATATAGTCCTTCATCATTAGCGCATCGCCGGGAGCGACAACTTCCGTCACAACAGGCATTCCCGTGAGATCCCCGGCTTCCCGGAGATATTCCAGTCCTTCCCGGCCCAACCCCTGGAAGGAGTAGGGAGAAGTCCTCGGCTTGAAAGCCCCGCCTCTGAGCATAACGGCACCAGCCTCTTTCGCCGCCAGGGCGCTCGCGATAATCTGTTCCCGCGATTCAACAGCGCAGGGCCCGGCGATGACGACGATACGGTTTCCCCCGATCTTTACCGGACCGATACTGATGACAGTGTCCTCTTTTTTCAATTCCCGCGATGCCAGCTTGTATGGTTTGTGGATGGGAACGACTTTTTCCACCCCTTTCAGCAGCTCGACTTCTCTTTTGTCTATGGAGACGCTACCGACAGCACCGAATATGGTATCGTTCTCTCCGACGATTTCCCGGACTTTAAATCCTTTTGTCTCGAGAAAATGCCGTATTATCTCCTTGTCGGAATCACTAATGTTATTTTCAAGAACAACTACCATACCTTACTCCTTAAGCCCGCAGGCTGTTTCTGCGGATAATATCACAATAATATCAACCTGGCCGTCTGAGTCAACCACAGAAAGGTATATATGGATTTTTAATAGGCGATTCGTTATAAAATAGTTATGAATAAAATTTCTATCGGCCGGAGCGGACTCATCAGCACAGAAGCGGTTTTCGGGACCTGGGCGCTCGGAGGCGAATACTGGGGTCCCCAGGACCACAGCGACTCCCTGAAAGCCATTCATGCCGCTATTCGGTCCGGGGTCAATCATTTCGATACGGCACCTGTGTACGGCAAAGGCCGGGCGGAAATGCTGATAGGTCAGCAGTTGCGGAAAAACAGGGCGGATTTTATTATAGCCGATAAGTGCTTTTACCGAGAACCGGAAGCTTTCGCCCGCAGTTTTGAAACAAGTCTTAAAAGGCTCAACACCGGATATATCGATATATTTTATATTCACTGGCCGGTGAGCGGGGCGGATATGCGGCCGGTTATGGAACTTCTTGAGAAGTACAGAAAAGAGGAAAGAATCCGCGCCGTCGGAGTCAGTAATTTTTCAGTGCCCCAGATGAGACATATAATGGAGGCAGGAACTATAGACATAGCCCAGTTCGGCTATAATCTCCTCTGGCGTAAAGAGGAAGAGGAACTGATCCCCTTCTGCAGGGAGAACGAAATCACGACAGCAGCCTACTCCATTCTGGCTCAGGGCATTCTTACGGGAAAATTTCTCCAAATACCCAAGCGGGAAGATTTCGAATGGAGACGAAAACTCGTTCTCTTTGATGAAGATGTATTTCCCGAAATAAGAAAAGAGATTCATTATTTGACAGAAATAGCGGAAAAGTATGATTTATCTGCTGCCGAAGCATCAATATTATGGACAAAAGAGAATGAACTGATAGATTGTAGTATACTGGGTTGTAGAAACCGGTCTCAGGCTGATGAAAACCTGAAACCCTTTTCCCGCACTTTGAACAGCAGTCTTGCGGATGAACTGAATAACCTGTCCGACAGGATCAGACCTCTGATTCCCCGGGAAGATAATATATTCCGCCACAAGACCTGAAACAGGATAGACAATGAAGAAATTTATCATATCTTTTATCATTATTACGGCATTTTCGGGATTATGGGCGCAGAATGAGTTTTCCGCTGTCTTTTCAGAAGTGGATATCAACTTCAATCCCCATAAAACCTTTACATCAACAGAAGCCCAGCTTTATACAGCCGTATTCGAAGGACTGGTTACCTACCACCCGAGAACTCTGGAGCCTCTCCCCGCGGCTGCCCGGTCATGGGAGATTTCGGAAGACGGGCTGACCTATACGTTCAAGTTGAGACGGGACCTGAAGTACAGCAACGGCGACAGGTTGACAGCTGAACACTTCAGAACCAGCTGGCTTCAGCTCATGTCTCCTGAAAGCGGATCGGATTACGGATCTCTGCTCGATATCGTCGTCAACGGCGCGGCATATCGCAACGGCGAGGCAGATGCTTCCGAAGTGGGAATTGTCGCGGAATCGGAAAGCGTTCTGAAGGTCACCCTTGAGCACAGAGCTCCCTATCTCCTGAAAGTTCTCTGCCACCACTCTTTTTCCCCTGTTCACCCGGATTTTTTCGAATCGAAAGGGACCGGCCTTATTGTAAACGGACCGTATCGTTTTGAGGAAATCGGCGATGGCCGTATCGTATTCCGGAAAAATGAAAACTACTGGGATGAAGAAAATGTTGAAATCGAACAGCTGAATATAATATTCAACGATGATCCTGTTCAGAATTCCCTGGATTTCGTCAGAAATAAAACAGACTGGCTTGCCGACGGTTTTGATCTGTCCGTTCTCAATGTGGATGAAGCCATTGTTTTCAATCCGCTTTTCTCTACGACTTATCTATTCTTTTCCAATAGAAACAAAGTCTGGAGCAACGGGAATGTGCGCAAAGCCCTGGCTCTTCTTCTCCCCTGGGAAAAAATAAGATCTCTGCAGATGATCCCCGGCTCTACGCTCATCCCATCCATTCCCGATTATCCTGTTGCTGAAGGGATAAAGAGCTCCGATACGGAACAGGCCATGGCCCTTCTGAAACAGGAAGGTTATGAAAACGGGGAAGGTCTTCCTCCCGTTCTGTTAAGGCTGCCCAGATCGGAAAGCATGATGCAGATCGGCGAGATGATTCAGGACAGCTGGAAAGAGCATCTGAACATCGATGTAAACATTCTCAGCGAACCCTATCCTTATTACTTCAGTTCCCTGAAAAAAGATGATTATACTATCGGAGCCCTGACCTGGATTGGAGATTACGCCGATCCCATGACTTTTCTGGAAATGTGGCTGCAAACGAGTACTTTGAACGATGCCGGCTTCTCCGACAGCGGATATGATGAGAAAATCAGAAAATCTTCGGCTGACAATAGGGAAAACCGTTACAAACTTATGAGCGAGGCTGAAAAGATTCTCCTGGATTCGGCTCAGGTCATGCCTCTGGGGCACTCGCCGGCATTAAATATTATCGATCTGAGATTTATTGACGGATGGTATCCCAATGTCCTGGATATCCATCCCTTTAAGTATCTGAAATTCAAGTCGGATTTCCAGATTCCCGGAGTCGTTTCCACCGGTCAGTTATACTCAAACACCTGAGGCGCGAGACTCGCAGCGCCGAACTGGCAGGGTACCAACTATCAGTTATACTCAAAGACCTGAAGCTGGAGAAGATAAACATCTGTCACATTCCCCTCGATGAGCACCTCGTTGACCGCCTCTTTTATCATCTGACGGAGTTCCGGCTGATTTTCAATGAGAAACTGCTCTTCTTTCAGCGAGCTTAGGAGAGTGCGGATCACATCGGTGAGTTGATTTTTACGTTTATTGAGTTCTGTCTGAATTTTTTTATCCCCCTGTGGATACCCCAGGTCAACTTTGACATTGTAAACCTTTGGTTTTTCATCACGGGTCATACCCTGAATCATGGGAATATTTTTATAGTAGGAATTGATGGGGTTCTCTTTCTCTCCGCAACTGAGAAAAAGAGCCGTTGTCAGTAAAAGTGTCAGCACAGCCAGTCTCTTCATATGGACCATTCTACCTTATCTGCCTCCTTTTGTCGTCTATGGAGAGCTATCCGATTAAAGCATAATTGAAGGACACATATTTGACTAGCCGAAATTAATTGTTTATACTGGCGATAATGGAAAAAAAATCAGCCAATGACACCCTCTTCTCCGAGGGGCAGACTATCGTATACCCGCTTCAGGGTGTGGGAAAAATCACGGAAATTTTCAAGAAAGAATTCAAAGGTAACGAGATCCTTTATTATAACATATACCTCGAAGTTTCCGACATGACCGTCATGGTTCCCGTTGATAAAGCGGAAGAATTGGGAATCAGGGCCATCGTATCCACAAAGGATTCCGAGAAGGCTCTGGAATTGATTTCCCAGCCTAACGAACCGGTCACAGGCGACTGGAAAATGCGCTATCAGATGAATCTCGATCTGCTGAAAAGCGGAAGCGTTCTCGATATCGCTGTAGTTGTCCGCTCACTCTACCATCGCAGCAAAGTGAAAGAGCTGCCTATTCTGGAAAGAAAGATTTTCGATACGGCACTGAAACTTCTCATAGATGAAATCGCTTCATCCCTGTCTAAAAGCACAGAGGATACGGAAGAGATGATCTTCAGCCGACTGGAAGCCGAGACAGAAGAATGAGAGCCGCTGCTATCATAACAGCGGCAGGTTCTGGTAGCAGAATGGAGATAAGCACCAATAAGGTGCTGCTCCCCTTTGGCGGAGGTACCGTTGTTGAAGCGGCGGTACTGCCATTCGCCAATCCCGATAAATTTCAGAAAATCATTATAACTTACTCCCCTGCTGACAAAGCCCGGCTTCAGGAAGTGCTTAAAGATATAGCAGTGCCTGTTCAATTCGTTGAAGGTGGATCGACCAGACAGGAATCGGTATATAAGGGCCTGGAAGCTCTCGCCACCGATAATCCCGGAGTGGTTCTGATTCACGACGCCGCCCGTCCATGGCTTACGGAAGAACTGGTAGCCGCTGTTCTCGAACAGGCGGAAAAGACAGGCTCTTCCGTCCCCGTAGTCCCTTCGATTAATGCCATGAAAGTGGTTGATGAAAAGGGACTGATTCTCCATCACCTGAAAAGAGAGCAGACTTTTTCTGCACAGACACCTCAGGGATTCAGCTATACGGGGATACTCGAGGCTCACATAAAAGCCGGGAAAGAAAACTTCAGCGCCATAGATGACACGGAATTATGGGACCGCTACAAAGGACCTGTTTCAACCATTCCCGGAGATACAGCCAATAAGAAAATAACCTATAAAGGGGATCTCTAGGGGATGAGAATTGGTTTCGGATATGACCTGCACAAACTCAAAACCGGTCGAAAACTGATGATCGGAGGAGTCCATATCCCCTGCGACTTCGGAGAAGAAGCCCATTCCGACGGAGATGTTCTGCTTCACGCGGTAATCGATGCTCTGTTCGGAGCTATCGCTGAGGGTGATATCGGCAGCCACTTTCCACCGAGCGACATCCGCTGGAAAGATGTCAGCAGCCTTGTTCTGCTGAAAAAAACAATGGAAATTATTAGAGAAAGAAAATTCAGCCTGATAAACCTCGATTGTACTGTCGTTCTCGAAAAACCGAAGCTCCTTCCTTACAAAGAAGAGATTCGCCAAACCATGGCCGATGCCCTGGGGACAGATATAAGCCGGATATCCGTAAAAGGAAAAACAAAGGAAAAAGTAGATGCGGTTGGCCGGGGCGAAGCCATCGAAGCCTACGCTTCACTGCTTCTCGCCTCCGATTAACTGTCGCTTAAGAGACTTTTTCTGCTGAAACGCTCTTCGTTCAGGCGATTACCCAGCCTGTCATATTCAAAACGGGACATGGCAATACCCTCGTTGTTCTCGACTATCTGTTCATCGATGCCGTAGTTGGTCACACTGATTTCCTTACCGCGGTAGTCTCGATCCCATTTGATAATGGCGACACCCTTATTATCAGCTTTCAACTGGCCGTATAATCCGAAATTTCGCTCCTCGATAACAAAGCCGAAATTATCATATGACCAGGTTTTCATAAACACACCTGTTGTATTGGTCACGGCCTCCTGGTTCTCATCGTAATACCGTACGGCTGTCCGGTTTCCCTTATCATCATACTGCCAC carries:
- the aroF gene encoding 3-deoxy-7-phosphoheptulonate synthase; amino-acid sequence: MVVVLENNISDSDKEIIRHFLETKGFKVREIVGENDTIFGAVGSVSIDKREVELLKGVEKVVPIHKPYKLASRELKKEDTVISIGPVKIGGNRIVVIAGPCAVESREQIIASALAAKEAGAVMLRGGAFKPRTSPYSFQGLGREGLEYLREAGDLTGMPVVTEVVAPGDALMMKDYIDVYQIGARNMQNFELLKTVGSMGMPVILKRGLSATIEEWLMAAEYLLASGTEDVILCERGIRTYEPYTRNTLDLSAIPVIKKLSHLPVIVDPSHATGIRDKVSPMALAGAAAGANGLIIEMHTDPDHAMSDGPQSLYPEQLEKLICDIEALAPVLGKEMARLPHINEKEAIEKNLASGEGKLKVAFQGQPGAYSEKAVMLSFHDDEVSALPCDTFKNVFDSVLKGDVRWGVVPIENSLAGSILENYDLLSLNPDIRIAGEVKVRIRHNLIGRKGVDLKDIKKVYSHPQALAQCAEFLKKHNIEPVPYYDTAGAVADLDRFEDPSCAAIGSAESADLYGMSIVREGIETNPNNYTRFFIIMREELVAVEKPQKASFILTVSDEPGALTSCLSVFSDHKLNMTKLESRPIHGKPWSYKFYIDVQMPEDKPQYEAALSAIKEKAVDFRVLGEY
- a CDS encoding aldo/keto reductase; amino-acid sequence: MNKISIGRSGLISTEAVFGTWALGGEYWGPQDHSDSLKAIHAAIRSGVNHFDTAPVYGKGRAEMLIGQQLRKNRADFIIADKCFYREPEAFARSFETSLKRLNTGYIDIFYIHWPVSGADMRPVMELLEKYRKEERIRAVGVSNFSVPQMRHIMEAGTIDIAQFGYNLLWRKEEEELIPFCRENEITTAAYSILAQGILTGKFLQIPKREDFEWRRKLVLFDEDVFPEIRKEIHYLTEIAEKYDLSAAEASILWTKENELIDCSILGCRNRSQADENLKPFSRTLNSSLADELNNLSDRIRPLIPREDNIFRHKT
- a CDS encoding peptide ABC transporter substrate-binding protein — its product is MKKFIISFIIITAFSGLWAQNEFSAVFSEVDINFNPHKTFTSTEAQLYTAVFEGLVTYHPRTLEPLPAAARSWEISEDGLTYTFKLRRDLKYSNGDRLTAEHFRTSWLQLMSPESGSDYGSLLDIVVNGAAYRNGEADASEVGIVAESESVLKVTLEHRAPYLLKVLCHHSFSPVHPDFFESKGTGLIVNGPYRFEEIGDGRIVFRKNENYWDEENVEIEQLNIIFNDDPVQNSLDFVRNKTDWLADGFDLSVLNVDEAIVFNPLFSTTYLFFSNRNKVWSNGNVRKALALLLPWEKIRSLQMIPGSTLIPSIPDYPVAEGIKSSDTEQAMALLKQEGYENGEGLPPVLLRLPRSESMMQIGEMIQDSWKEHLNIDVNILSEPYPYYFSSLKKDDYTIGALTWIGDYADPMTFLEMWLQTSTLNDAGFSDSGYDEKIRKSSADNRENRYKLMSEAEKILLDSAQVMPLGHSPALNIIDLRFIDGWYPNVLDIHPFKYLKFKSDFQIPGVVSTGQLYSNT
- a CDS encoding flagellar basal body-associated FliL family protein is translated as MVHMKRLAVLTLLLTTALFLSCGEKENPINSYYKNIPMIQGMTRDEKPKVYNVKVDLGYPQGDKKIQTELNKRKNQLTDVIRTLLSSLKEEQFLIENQPELRQMIKEAVNEVLIEGNVTDVYLLQLQVFEYN
- a CDS encoding CarD family transcriptional regulator, whose amino-acid sequence is MEKKSANDTLFSEGQTIVYPLQGVGKITEIFKKEFKGNEILYYNIYLEVSDMTVMVPVDKAEELGIRAIVSTKDSEKALELISQPNEPVTGDWKMRYQMNLDLLKSGSVLDIAVVVRSLYHRSKVKELPILERKIFDTALKLLIDEIASSLSKSTEDTEEMIFSRLEAETEE
- a CDS encoding IspD/TarI family cytidylyltransferase → MRAAAIITAAGSGSRMEISTNKVLLPFGGGTVVEAAVLPFANPDKFQKIIITYSPADKARLQEVLKDIAVPVQFVEGGSTRQESVYKGLEALATDNPGVVLIHDAARPWLTEELVAAVLEQAEKTGSSVPVVPSINAMKVVDEKGLILHHLKREQTFSAQTPQGFSYTGILEAHIKAGKENFSAIDDTELWDRYKGPVSTIPGDTANKKITYKGDL
- the ispF gene encoding 2-C-methyl-D-erythritol 2,4-cyclodiphosphate synthase — its product is MRIGFGYDLHKLKTGRKLMIGGVHIPCDFGEEAHSDGDVLLHAVIDALFGAIAEGDIGSHFPPSDIRWKDVSSLVLLKKTMEIIRERKFSLINLDCTVVLEKPKLLPYKEEIRQTMADALGTDISRISVKGKTKEKVDAVGRGEAIEAYASLLLASD